The genomic stretch GTGCCGCAAAATCCCGCCGCTGCGCGGTGCCCTTCGTTCGGGTTACAAACCTCACAAAAACACGCTCGGTTTTCCACCACTCCTGCGGCGCGATTTTTGAAAGCGGCTGGAGGCTTGTTCAAAGATAACAACAGCAAAGATAACAACTGCAAAGATAACAACCGGTTGGGTTGCTGCGCCTGCGATGGTGCGACCCTGATTTTTCAGAACTTCTTATTTTCTATTCTGTTCTGCGGGTAATAAATGCAGCCGCGCTTTGAGATTTTCCTTTGCACTGTGCAGCAATGCGTCCGAGGCTTTCCGGTCGGGTTCGCACCGCGCCAGCGATAAACTGCCCATCAGCTCTGAACTGACTGACACCGCCGCCGATTGCGGATCTTCCGCGCCCATTTCCGCAAGCTGGCGGATAATCATGCTGCGTATCCGTTCAATGCCACTCGCAAATTCGGCCTGACAAGGCGCGGTCATGCGTGGCGCTTCGGAAGCCAGCGCCGATACCGGGCAGCCCTGCGAGCGGTTGTCGCGATGCGACGGCGAAAGATAAAAATCGATATAACCCGCCAGTTGCTGTGACGCGTTCAGCCCCTGATTATTTTTATCCCAGCGCTGCATCACCTGATTAAACATCTGCTGAATGGCGGCTTCGATCAGGGCGTCTTTCGAGGCAAAGTGTGCATAAAATCCGCCATGCGTCAGCCCGGCTTTGCTCATCACGCCCGCCACGCTGACCTGCAACGGCCCTTTGGCACGGATGGCTTTCGCCGCTTCCTTCACAATCCGCTCGCGGATTTTCGGCTTATGTTCACTTTCGTAGCGCATAGTAAGACCCTGATCATCGAATAAATTGCCGCCTCAGTTTACCTGACCGGTTCCGTTAACGAAACGCGCGCATCGACAGACAAGCCCGGCCTCAGCGCACTGGCTTGCGGCTGACCGGGATCCAGACGAATACGCACCGGCACGCGCTGAACAATTTTGGTGAAATTGCCGGTCCCCGGCTCAAACGGCAGCAATGCAAACGTAGAGCCCGAACCGGGCGCGAGGCTGTCCACTTCCCCGTGAAACGTCACGCCGGGCAGCGCATCAACCTGCACATCCGCTTTCTGACCGGGCTGCATTCTGCCGGTCTGCGTTTCTTTAAAGTTCGCCGTGACGTAAATCCCCTCATCGGGCACCAGCGCCATCAACCGCTGACCGGGCGTCACGTAATCGCCGACCTGCACCTGACGGTTTCCGACCACGCCATCCACCGCCGCGAAAATCGTCGTATGGTTGAGATCCTGCTGCGCCAGATCTTCTGCCGCCTGCGCTTTCATCACCGCCGCATTCGCCAGCGCCAGCGCGGCTTCTATTTCAGCCCGCTGTGCGTGCGTCACCGCCGCCTGATTTTGTGCCACATCCAGCATGGCAGCCGCGTGTGCGGACGTCTGTTCCGCCGTCACCGCCACGGTTTTATAGCGATCCGCATCATTGCGGGAGGTTGCGCCGCTTGCCGCCAGCGACTGATACCGTTGCTGCTCGGCCTCAGCGTGCTGCTGTTCCGCTCGCGACGACCGGATGGCGGTTCGCGCCGCATCGATTTGCGTCAGCGCCAGTTGTTCCTGCGCCTGCTGACTGAGCAATGCCGCCTGCTGTTGTGCGACCTGCGCACGGGCGTCGTCCAGATCACCGCGCGCGGCGGCTAAACGCGCCGTAAATTCTTCGCTGTCGATAAGCACCAGTTTATCGCCCACATGAACCTGCTGGTTATGCCGGACCAGCACTTTTGAGACAAACCCTTTTACTTTGGGCGCAACGGTGGTGGCGTCCGCCGTCAGATAAGCATCGTCGGTGGATTCAGAAGACGGTGCCGCCAGCAACCAGGCCGCCCCGCCGAACGCCAAAGCCAGCGCAACCGCACTGACCACCCAGATCCGTTTTGATCGCTTATTCACTTTTGACTGCGGGGCAGCAAGCCCGCCATCCGCTGTTGCTTCGCTCATTTTTTTCGCGCCTCATTGCATGATAGCCATCATATTAATATGATGGCTATCATATAAACAAGCCCCGGGATCTCACAAAAATGTCAGCCACCCAGAATCACCCCACGCCGCTCTCGCCCGCGGATTACCCGACATCACGCAAGTTTCTGATTTTCAGCATTATGGCGTTCGGCATGTTTCTGGCACTGATCGACATCCAGATCGTCGCAGCCTCCCTCAATGATGTTCAGGCCGGGCTTTCCGCCGGGCCTGACGAAATCAGCTGGGTGCAAACTTCGTATCTGATCGCCGAACTGGTGATGATCCCGTTCTCGGCATTTCTGGCGCAGGCGCTCTCGACCCGCTGGTTGTTCAGCGCGTCTGCCGCCCTGTTTACACTCAGCAGTATCGGCTGTGGACTGGCGTGGAATATTGAGTCGATGATCTTCTTCCGCGCGCTGCAGGGCTTTACCGGCGGCGCGATGGTGCCGACCGTTTTCGCGACCGGATTCGCCATGTTTCAGGGCAAACAGCAGGCGCTTATTCCGGCGATCCTCGGAATGGTCAGTGTGCTCGCACCGACGCTCGGCCCGACCGTCGGCGGCGTGGTGACGCAGGTTCTCGACTGGCGCTGGATCTTCTTCATCAATATTTTGCCCGGCGTGCTGGTGGCGACCGGCGCGGTGATGTTCATCCACGTCGATAAAGCCGATTATTCGATGCTTAAACGCATCGACTGGGTGCATCTGTTTTCGATGGCGGTGGCGCTCGGTTGTCTGGAATATGTGCTCGAAGAAGGCCCGCGCAAAAACTGGTTCAGCGATCCGCTAATCCAGATTTCCGCGTGGTTTTCGCTGGTGGCGTTTGTCCTGTTTCTCGAACGTTCTTTCTATTCCAAAAACCCGATTGTGCGCCTGACGCCCTTCCGCGACCCGACGTTTACCTTCGCCTGTTTATTCAATCTGGTCGTGGGTTTTGGCCTGTACGCCTCGACCTACCTGACGCCGGTTTTCCTCGGCCGTATCCGCGATTTCAACAGCCTGGAGATAGGCACGACGGTGTTTGTCGTCGGCGTCGGGCAGTTTTTCAGCACGATTATCGCCGCCAGATTAATCAACCGGGTCGATCGCCGGATATTAATCACCGTGGGGTTATCCGGTTTCGCGCTGAGTCTATGGCTGACGACCGCCGTCACGCCTTACTGGGGCGCGGAACAATTTTTCTGGCCGCAGGTGGTGCGCGGTTTATTCATCATGTTGTGCATCGTGCCGAGCGTGAACATGGCGCTGACCGCCTTTCAGGGGCCGGAACTGCGCTATGCGTCGGGCTTGTTTAACCTAATGCGCAATCTGGGCGGCGCAGTCGGCATAGCGACGGTGAATACCTGGTTGCAGGACTGGACGCGCGTCCACGCGGCGCGTTTCGGTGAAAGTCTGGGGCAATACGGCGGCCATGCGCAGGAAGTGATAGGATCGCTGGCGCAAAAAATCGGCCACCTGACGCCGGACACCGCGCACGCACTGCTGATGGCCAAAGGGCTGTTCGGTGCAAAAGTGGCGGCACAATCCCTGACGCTGGCCTTCAACGATATCTTTCAGGTCATGGCGTGGATGTTTATCGCCGCGTTAGTGATGGTGC from Rahnella sikkimica encodes the following:
- a CDS encoding TetR/AcrR family transcriptional regulator encodes the protein MRYESEHKPKIRERIVKEAAKAIRAKGPLQVSVAGVMSKAGLTHGGFYAHFASKDALIEAAIQQMFNQVMQRWDKNNQGLNASQQLAGYIDFYLSPSHRDNRSQGCPVSALASEAPRMTAPCQAEFASGIERIRSMIIRQLAEMGAEDPQSAAVSVSSELMGSLSLARCEPDRKASDALLHSAKENLKARLHLLPAEQNRK
- a CDS encoding HlyD family secretion protein → MSEATADGGLAAPQSKVNKRSKRIWVVSAVALALAFGGAAWLLAAPSSESTDDAYLTADATTVAPKVKGFVSKVLVRHNQQVHVGDKLVLIDSEEFTARLAAARGDLDDARAQVAQQQAALLSQQAQEQLALTQIDAARTAIRSSRAEQQHAEAEQQRYQSLAASGATSRNDADRYKTVAVTAEQTSAHAAAMLDVAQNQAAVTHAQRAEIEAALALANAAVMKAQAAEDLAQQDLNHTTIFAAVDGVVGNRQVQVGDYVTPGQRLMALVPDEGIYVTANFKETQTGRMQPGQKADVQVDALPGVTFHGEVDSLAPGSGSTFALLPFEPGTGNFTKIVQRVPVRIRLDPGQPQASALRPGLSVDARVSLTEPVR
- a CDS encoding DHA2 family efflux MFS transporter permease subunit — its product is MSATQNHPTPLSPADYPTSRKFLIFSIMAFGMFLALIDIQIVAASLNDVQAGLSAGPDEISWVQTSYLIAELVMIPFSAFLAQALSTRWLFSASAALFTLSSIGCGLAWNIESMIFFRALQGFTGGAMVPTVFATGFAMFQGKQQALIPAILGMVSVLAPTLGPTVGGVVTQVLDWRWIFFINILPGVLVATGAVMFIHVDKADYSMLKRIDWVHLFSMAVALGCLEYVLEEGPRKNWFSDPLIQISAWFSLVAFVLFLERSFYSKNPIVRLTPFRDPTFTFACLFNLVVGFGLYASTYLTPVFLGRIRDFNSLEIGTTVFVVGVGQFFSTIIAARLINRVDRRILITVGLSGFALSLWLTTAVTPYWGAEQFFWPQVVRGLFIMLCIVPSVNMALTAFQGPELRYASGLFNLMRNLGGAVGIATVNTWLQDWTRVHAARFGESLGQYGGHAQEVIGSLAQKIGHLTPDTAHALLMAKGLFGAKVAAQSLTLAFNDIFQVMAWMFIAALVMVPFCRK